From Osmerus mordax isolate fOsmMor3 chromosome 8, fOsmMor3.pri, whole genome shotgun sequence, a single genomic window includes:
- the opn8a gene encoding opsin 8, group member a, which translates to MEDKYTSKLAPAVDFGAGMFLVVVAILSILGNAAVLVTSVRRQTLLKAPELLTVNLAVTDIGMALSMYPLSIASAFNHAWIGGDSSCLYYGLMGMIFSVASIMTLAVMGFIRYLVTGSTPKTGNKFQRRTITVVIGAIWLYAALWAVFPLIGWGGYGPEPFGLACSVDWAGYQQSMNRSTFIMSLAVLCTFIPCLVILFSYLGIAWKLHKAYQAIQNSDLNYGNIERKITLMAVLISSGFIVSWAPYVTVSLWSIFHTPGSNSVTPIVSLLPCLFAKFSTAYNPFIYYIFRRSFRQEVRQLCGLLCPCSPRPSHGERDESLPGNSPDRRRNLRKDTTVTSLVREARTAATERQSENEMMSAF; encoded by the exons CGATTCTGTCTATCCTGGGAAACGCCGCGGTGTTAGTCACGTCTGTCCGTCGCCAGACCCTCCTCAAGGCCCCGGAACTGCTGACGGTGAACCTGGCGGTGACGGACATCGGCATGGCCCTCAGCATGTACCCTCTGTCCATCGCCTCTGCTTTCAACCATGCATGGATCGGAGGGGATTCCTCCTGTCTTTACTATGGTCTGATGGGAATGATCTTCAGTGTGGCCAGCATCATGACCCTGGCTGTCATGGGATTCATCAGGTACCTGGTGACAGGAAGTACGCCCAAAACAG GTAACAAGTTCCAACGACGGACCATCACCGTGGTGATCGGTGCGATCTGGCTGTACGCGGCCCTTTGGGCTGTgttccctctgattggctggggcGGCTATGGGCCAGAGCCGTTTGGACTGGCCTGTTCTGTGGACTGGGCTGGTTACCAGCAGTCTATGAACCGTTCCACCTTCATCATGTCGCTGGCCGTGCTGTGCACCTTCATCCCCTGCCTGGTCATCCTATTCTCCTACTTGGGGATCGCGTGGAAGCTCCACAAGGCGTACCAAGCCATTCAAAACAGCGACTTGAACTACGGCAACATAGAGAGGAAGATCACTCTG atgGCAGTGTTGATCAGCTCGGGATTCATAGTATCCTGGGCCCCCTATGTGACCGTCAGCCTGTGGAGTATATTTCACACACCAGGAAGTAACAGCGTGACGCCCATAGTGAGCCTGCTACCCTGCCTCTTCGCCAAATTCTCCACCGCGTACAACCCTTTCATCTACTACATCTTCCGGCGTTCCTTCAGGCAGGAGGTCCGTCAGCTCTGCGGGCTGCTGTGCCCCTGCTCCCCCCGGCCCTCTcatggagagagggacgagTCCCTGCCGGGGAACAGCCCGGACCGACGCAGGAACCTGCGGAAGGACACAACCGTCACCTCCCTAGTACGGGAGGCGAGAACCGCAGCCACGGAGAGACAATCTGAGAATGAGATGATGAGCGCGTTTTAA